The genome window TTTCCCAACATAACCGTTCTCATAGGGTGCAGGTCCCGCACCTCCAGAAACAATTCTGAGCTGGGATGCAGCAGGCAACTCATCACCCAAAGGAACCAGAGCCGTAGGCGGCGGGGGACCACGGGTATACTGAGGAGACGGCCCTCGGGGAGATTGGGGAGCTGGCTCTTGTACATTGCGGCTTCTGTCAATGGCTTCTTGCCATGCTTGGTACCGTTTGAATCCGCGCTGTCCTTTCTTCTCGGCGGATGTCTTACGCTTTGCTTTCTTCACCTTTCCTTTTGGCCTGGGCGTGGCGGGCGTTCGTGCGCCCTGGTTAGGTCTGGGAGATTGGTGGTGACCGGGACCCGCCTGGCCAGAGATATTCTGTACAGGCCTGCTGGGAATGGGATTCGTATACTGACACACAACCTCTTCGATTGATGAGTCGGACTCGTTGCCGGATTCCTCACCTTCTGAGTCGGATATCACAACAACTTCCCTCAATATCTCATCCAGCTGGTCCCGACCGctctcctcatctcctcGCCACTTGACGAGGGTGTCCAAACAAAGAGCCTCGACAACTTTGCGAGCATTCTGCCACGTGGTCTCCCTTAGCAAAGTATCATACCTTGTATGGGTATGACGGATGTGAGCGAGCACTGCGAGTTGAACCCTTCGAGCGAGGGTTATGTCTTCCGAAAGGCCTACTTTTTCCTTGTTGTTTTTGTTCGTTGGatcctataataataaataccttatcTGTATGAAGGTGTCAGGGAGAACAAACCCGTCTAAAAGCATGTTCGATGATCATCCGTCGATCGGTGTTTGGAATTCTGGGAAACAAATCGCGTAATGCAGCGTCAACTTGTGCATCGTATTCCTCTTGAGATTCGGGAATGGGTTCGGGGGCGCCGCGAGCTGCTGGAAGCATGTTCTCCATGACATGTCCTAGACCCGCGCGGGCTTCCTCGACGATTGTTTCTCTAACATGATGTCCAATGCGATGGACTTGGTGAGCCAAGATATTTGAGCCGGATGCTTCTTTTGCGTTCTTCATGTGGCCAGGTTAGTAACAGACGGCCGAGACCAATACATCTGTGTTTTGCATACCGATACGATAAATATCATGGCATCTTTTTCTCGTGATAGTTCTTTGCATGCTTGAGTTAGTTCAGGGTTGCCGGCAGGGACAAACTCGAAACCAGGAGGGGGTGTTTTCTTTGTAGTAATCTATACATGGTGGTGAGTGCTGTGATGACCTCGTTGCGCAACAGTCGCATTATACCTGGAATTCAAGCTTCTTTTTTTTGTCCTTGTTTTCAACAAACTCGAAGTACGAGTGATGTTTCGTTGTCTTTGGAAGAGCTGGTTTGGCAACAAAGCCAGGGGGGACAGGTGCTGTATGATCATACTGAGATCTTTGTGCACGTCTATGCCTCTCCTTTGGGCCACCTGCTACAGCCGCGGGCAGGTTTCGTTTTTCTCTCCCCATTTTGTACGGCTATGGTCAGCTTACCATAGTGGCGAGTGATAGATTTTCAGTTGATATGTTCCGACGAGGGAACTGAGATAGCAACTTGATAGGACCTTCTGAGGCCTGGTAGAACGCGATATGTTTGCAGAGGACGATACTCTTTGCAGTACCTGTTTGCAAGTGCAAGGGTGGTAACCGTATCTTCAAAGTTGGAGAACACAAGCAAAGAAGAATAGGCTGTCGCGATGCGTGCGATGCCGCGCAATACTCTGCTATGCTATGCAATGCGATGCAACAACGAAATGTGACGGGCCGAAACTGTTTCAATCTTTCACGAGTCGCAACAAGGCACAGATAGACAGACACGGTATATACAAACCGATAGGCGCGTTCCAGTTGACACTTTGGCCGGGCGAGGAATATGTCAGACACGACTGTTCAGGCGCGAGTGCAGTTGGGCGCGCACGGTTGTAGGGCGTAAGGCTCCGACGAGGTTCTCCAAATGCATGCAGATGCAGGCGAATGGGGCCATTGATGGATGGCCTCAAGAGGCTGAAACTAGAGTCAGGCTGTCTCACGGAGCCAATCACGTGCTGACCGACTTCACGATCACGTGAAGAGACACGTGATTAAGCATGTGACCTCGAAtcgtcttgatcttgaatTCATCAAGGCGCAAGCAACATTCACATGGAGCTATTTTTATTACAGCATGGACAGTTTTGAAATCTCATTGCATCTTACCTTATCACGGTCTTGGCAGAGGCTATGTGCTTGCGGTTTGGAACTGGAGTCGCTAACGATCTAGCTTCTGGAAAAGTTCAGAACTTTAGGCGACGCCGAGACCAGCATATCAAAGTGGCTAATTTGCATGGGCTGTGCTCTCTAAACCATGCGAAATTTTATCAATGCTAAAATCTTCTTTGGCCAGGATCGTCAAAACTAAGCTCTCATCACCGCCGGCAGTTGTATTAGATCTGAGTAAAGCGAAAG of Fusarium oxysporum Fo47 chromosome I, complete sequence contains these proteins:
- a CDS encoding uncharacterized protein (uncharacterized conserved protein-domain containing protein) translates to MGREKRNLPAAVAGGPKERHRRAQRSQYDHTAPVPPGFVAKPALPKTTKHHSYFEFVENKDKKKKLEFQITTKKTPPPGFEFVPAGNPELTQACKELSREKDAMIFIVSNAKEASGSNILAHQVHRIGHHVRETIVEEARAGLGHVMENMLPAARGAPEPIPESQEEYDAQVDAALRDLFPRIPNTDRRMIIEHAFRRDPTNKNNKEKVGLSEDITLARRVQLAVLAHIRHTHTRYDTLLRETTWQNARKVVEALCLDTLVKWRGDEESGRDQLDEILREVVVISDSEGEESGNESDSSIEEVVCQYTNPIPSRPVQNISGQAGPGHHQSPRPNQGARTPATPRPKGKVKKAKRKTSAEKKGQRGFKRYQAWQEAIDRSRNVQEPAPQSPRGPSPQYTRGPPPPTALVPLGDELPAASQLRIVSGGAGPAPYENGYVGKPQYPANGHFISTGPQVARKVKSPFYDAPPSTHPPVSRVADRLQDMLVQSIEPASPDTMKPSFVRAVPPRGQGFRNEPPMTTSMQHPVIISSPLRGPLTRGEPMEISRPVMGEPLVHGDRPYQIPGHDPSPPRGHIFDAPAHRYNTRSHGIPAPPAPLDPSYRYDTRSRGTQNNPARILVSRRPYDEPQRPGIRDTPVVMEDRGGFYERVPVHSTGDVPASSRDEAGPGLGLAPEPYRVAREQQAGPWQENSRLVPGNRTNADTEMIPINRVPLEDRYRPIVTDNRARPAHVPVSSGARGDIRSYFERDSRPIRYNPPGPEPRPVINEPLAPGYEPYREVRYEERVPEPFQHREPVHRYYREEPVVAGDGRPRPLHPRRMEDVIVLE